Proteins encoded in a region of the Prunus persica cultivar Lovell chromosome G4, Prunus_persica_NCBIv2, whole genome shotgun sequence genome:
- the LOC18778917 gene encoding LOW QUALITY PROTEIN: homeobox protein knotted-1-like LET6 (The sequence of the model RefSeq protein was modified relative to this genomic sequence to represent the inferred CDS: deleted 1 base in 1 codon), whose translation MEGGSNGTCSMMAFGENSSNGGGLCPMMMVPALMTSHHSHHHHHQHHHPTNPTNADPNTTTPFQLPQLPPSNHNRNSSTSSFIFNDHHPNNNNNNHPAAAAACYFMDNNNSNHDGSSSSSSSVKAKIMAHPHYHRLLASYINCQKVGAPPEVVARLEEACASAASIGQMMSSSSGSGCLGEDPALDQFMEAYCEMLTKYEQELSKPFKEAMIFLQRIESQFKALTLSSSSDSAVCGDGLDRNGSSEEEVDVNNNFIDPQAEDRELKGQLLRKYSGYLGSLKQEFMKKRKKGKLPKEARQQLLDWWSRHYKWPYPSESQKLALAESTGLDQKQINNWFINQRKRHWKPSEDMQFVVMDATHPGHYYMDTVLGNPFPMDISPTLL comes from the exons atggaagGTGGTTCTAATGGCACTTGTAGTATGATGGCTTTTGGAGAAAATAGTAGTAATGGAGGAGGACTATGTCCCATGATGATGGTGCCAGCTCTAATGACTTCCCATCACtctcatcaccatcatcatcaacatcaCCATCCTACTAATCCTACTAATGCAGACCCAAACACCACTACTCCGTTTCAGCTTCCCCAGCTACCTCCATCCAACCACAACCGCAATAGCAGCACCTCCTCTTTCATTTTCAAC GACCACCaccccaacaacaacaacaacaaccaccCTGCAGCAGCTGCCGCCTGTTATTTCATggacaacaacaacagcaaccATGATGGCAGcagctcttcctcttcttctgtcAAGGCCAAGATCATGGCACACCCTCACTATCACCGTCTCTTGGCCTCCTATATCAACTGTCAAAAG GTTGGGGCACCGCCTGAAGTGGTGGCAAGACTGGAAGAAGCGTGCGCGTCAGCAGCGTCAATAGGTCAAATGATGAGTAGCAGCAGCGGATCAGGGTGTCTCGGTGAAGATCCAGCTCTGGATCAGTTCATGGAGGCCTACTGCGAGATGCTCACCAAGTATGAGCAAGAGCTTTCCAAACCCTTTAAGGAAGCCATGATCTTCCTGCAGAGGATTGAGTCCCAATTCAAAGCcctcactctttcttcttcttccgaTTCTGCAG TTTGTGGCGATGGACTCGATAGGAACGGATCATCTGAGGAAGAAGTTGATGTTAATAACAACTTCATAGATCCACAAGCAGAAGATAGGGAGCTAAAAGGTCAGCTGTTGCGCAAGTACAGTGGATATCTGGGCAGTTTGAAGCAGGAGTtcatgaagaagaggaagaaagggaAGCTGCCTAAAGAAGCCAGGCAACAGTTGCTGGATTGGTGGAGCAGACACTACAAATGGCCTTATCCATCG GAGTCGCAGAAGCTGGCTCTTGCAGAATCGACAGGGCTGGACCAGAAGCAAATAAACAATTGGTTCATCAACCAAAGGAAGAGGCATTGGAAGCCTTCAGAGGATATGCAGTTTGTGGTGATGGATGCTACACACCCTGGCCACTATTACATGGACACTGTCTTGGGCAACCCATTTCCCATGGATATTTCTCCCACACTGCTCTGA
- the LOC18779253 gene encoding chromatin remodeling protein EBS codes for MAKTRPGKRDADSYTIRGTNKVVRAGDCVLMRPSDTGKPPYVARIEKIEADNRGNTKVRVRWYYRPEESIGGRRQFHGAKELFLSDHYDVQSAHTIEGKCTVHSFKSYTKLENVGAEDYYCRFEYKAATGAFTPDRVAVYCKCEMPYNPDDLMVQCEGCKDWYHPACVGMTIVEAKKLDSFLCSECSSEEDVKKPQNAFSASPQAGAKGELKRRKK; via the exons ATGGCCAAAACTAGACCGGGGAAAAGGGACGCGGATTCGTACACGATCAGAGGCACCAACAAGGTCGTCAGAG CTGGGGATTGCGTGCTGATGCGCCCATCGGACACCGGTAAGCCTCCGTACGTGGCACGCATCGAAAAGATCGAAGCTGACAACCGGGGCAACACGAAAGTGAGAGTCAGGTGGTACTATAGGCCAGAGGAGTCCATAGGAGGGCGCAGACAGTTCCATGGAGCCAAAGAGCTCTTCTTGTCTGACCACTATGATGTTCAGAGCGCTCACACCATTGAAGGCAAGTGTACGGTCCACTCTTTCAAGAGCTACACAAAGCTTGAGAATGTGGGAGCTGAAGATTATTACTGTAGATTTGAGTACAAGGCTGCTACTGGAGCGTTCACACCAGACAGAGTTGCTGT GTATTGTAAGTGTGAGATGCCATATAACCCGGATGACCTCATGGTGCAGTGCGAGGGGTGCAAAGACTG GTACCATCCTGCTTGCGTGGGCATGACTATTGTAGAAGCAAAAAAATTGGATAGCTTTCTTTGTTCAGAATGTTCATCTGAGGAGGATGTGAAAAAGCCCCAGAACGCATTTTCAGCATCACCACAAGCTGGTGCAAAG GGAGAGCTGAAGCGGCGGAAGAAATGA